From Mustela erminea isolate mMusErm1 chromosome 1, mMusErm1.Pri, whole genome shotgun sequence, a single genomic window includes:
- the LOC116567695 gene encoding keratin-associated protein 10-7-like, with translation MAASTLSVCSSDRSYGSRVCLPGSCDTCSDSWQVDDCPESCCEPPCCAPACCAPSCLTLICTPASCGSSPCQSACTSSCQPSCCSSSPCQEDCCVSLCCKPVCCTPVCCKPVCCTPVCCQASPCSASSCCQQSSCQPSCCSSSPCQEDCQPVCCTPVCCKPICCTPVCCKPVCCTPVCCQASPCSVSSCCQQSSCQPSCCSSSPCQEDCCKPFCCTPVCCKPVCCTPVCCKPVCCKPVCCTPVCCKPVCCTPVCSGPSSCCQPSPCSSSCCGPSSCVSLLCRPVCRPACCVPASSCCAPASSCQPSCCRRASCVSLLCRPTCSRQACCVPASAQKSCC, from the coding sequence ATGGCCGCATCCACCCTGTCCGTCTGCTCCAGCGACCGGAGCTATGGCAGCCGCGTCTGCCTGCCCGGCTCCTGTGACACCTGCTCCGACTCCTGGCAGGTGGACGACTGCCCAGAGAGCTGCTGCGAGCCCCCCTGCTGTGCCCCCGCCTGCTGTGCCCCCTCCTGCCTGACCCTCATCTGCACCCCTGCGAGCTGCGGGTCCAGCCCCTGCCAGTCAGCCTGCACCAGCTcctgccagccctcctgctgcagctcctccccctgccaggaagactgctgtgtgtctctctgctgcaagcccgtctgctgcacccctgtctgttgcaagcccgtctgctgcacccctgtctgctgcCAGGCCTCCCCCTGCTCAGCCTCCTCATGCTGCCAGCAGTCTAgctgccagccctcctgctgcagcTCCTCTCCCTGCCAGGAAGACTGCCAGCCtgtctgctgcacccctgtctgctgcaaACCCAtctgctgcacccctgtctgctgcaagcccgtctgctgcacccctgtctgctgcCAGGCCTCCCCCTGCTCAGTCTCTTCATGCTGCCAGCAGTCTAgctgccagccctcctgctgcagctcctccccctgccaggaAGACTGCTGCAAACCTttctgctgcacccctgtctgctgtaagcccgtctgctgcacccctgtctgctgcaagcccgtctgctgcaagcccgtctgctgcacccctgtctgctgcaagcctgtctgctgcacccctgtctgctccgggccctcctcctgctgccagcccagcccctgctcctcgTCCTGCTGCGGACCGTCCTCCTGCGTGTCCCTGCTCTGCCGCCCCGTGTGCAGGCCCGCCTGCTGCGTGCCCGCCTCCTCCTGCtgtgcccctgcctcctcctgccagcccagctgctgcCGCCGAGCCTCCTGCGTGTCCCTGCTCTGCCGCCCCACGTGCTCCCGCCAGGCTTGCTGCGTGCCTGCCTCGGCCCAGAAGTCCTGCTGCTGA
- the LOC116567702 gene encoding keratin-associated protein 12-1-like translates to MCQSSCSTGCQPACCVPSSCQMSCYVLSPCQTSCCMSSPCQTSCCVPSSCQTSCCVPSSCQTSCCVPMSCKPAVCVPMSCKPAVCVPMSCKPAVCLPVSCKPVVYVAPSCQSSGGCQPSCSTLLCSPAPCGTPTCC, encoded by the coding sequence ATGTGCCAGTCCAGCTGCTCCACGGGCTGCCAGCCGGCCTGCTGCGTGCCCAGCTCCTGCCAGATGTCCTGCTATGTGCTCAGCCCCTGCCAGACGTCCTGCTGCATGTCCAGCCCCTGCCAGACGTCCTGCTGTGTGCCCAGCTCCTGCCAGACGTCCTGCTGTGTGCCCAGCTCCTGCCAGACGTCCTGCTGCGTGCCCATGAGCTGCAAGCCAGCCGTGTGTGTGCCCATGAGCTGCAAGCCAGCCGTGTGTGTGCCCATGAGCTGCAAGCCAGCCGTGTGCCTGCCTGTGAGCTGCAAGCCCGTTGTGTATGTGGCTCCCTCCTGCCAGTCCTCTGGGGGCTGCCAGCCCTCCTGCTCCACCCTGCTCTGCAGCCCTGCCCCCTGCGGCACCCCTACCTGCTGCTGA
- the LOC116567708 gene encoding keratin-associated protein 12-1-like, translated as MCQSSCSTGCQPACCVPSSCQMSCYVLSPCQTSCCMSSSCQTSCCVPSSCQTSCCVPMSCKPAVCVPMSCKPAVCVPMSCKPAVCLPVSCKPVVYVAPSCQSSGGCQPSCSTLLCSPAPCGTPTCC; from the coding sequence ATGTGCCAGTCCAGCTGCTCCACGGGCTGCCAGCCGGCCTGCTGCGTGCCCAGCTCCTGCCAGATGTCCTGCTATGTGCTCAGCCCCTGCCAGACGTCCTGCTGCATGTCCAGCTCCTGCCAGACGTCCTGCTGTGTGCCCAGCTCCTGCCAGACGTCCTGCTGCGTGCCCATGAGCTGCAAGCCAGCCGTGTGTGTGCCCATGAGCTGCAAGCCAGCCGTGTGTGTGCCCATGAGCTGCAAGCCAGCCGTGTGCCTGCCTGTGAGCTGCAAGCCCGTTGTGTATGTGGCTCCCTCCTGCCAGTCCTCTGGGGGCTGCCAGCCCTCCTGCTCCACCCTGCTCTGCAGCCCTGCCCCCTGCGGCACCCCTACCTGCTGCTGA
- the LOC116597657 gene encoding keratin-associated protein 12-1-like, with amino-acid sequence MCQSSCSTGCQPACCVPSSCQMSCYVLSPCQTSCCMSSPCQTSCCVPSSCQTSCCVPMSCKPAVCVPMSCKPAVCLPVSCKPVVYVAPSCQSSGGCQPSCSTLLCSPAPCGTPTCC; translated from the coding sequence ATGTGCCAGTCCAGCTGCTCCACGGGCTGCCAGCCGGCCTGCTGCGTGCCCAGCTCCTGCCAGATGTCCTGCTATGTGCTCAGCCCCTGCCAGACGTCCTGCTGCATGTCCAGCCCCTGCCAGACGTCCTGCTGTGTGCCCAGCTCCTGCCAGACGTCCTGCTGCGTGCCCATGAGCTGCAAGCCAGCCGTGTGTGTGCCCATGAGCTGCAAGCCAGCCGTGTGCCTGCCTGTGAGCTGCAAGCCCGTTGTGTATGTGGCTCCCTCCTGCCAGTCCTCTGGGGGCTGCCAGCCCTCCTGCTCCACCCTGCTCTGCAGCCCTGCCCCCTGCGGCACCCCTACCTGCTGCTGA
- the LOC116597664 gene encoding keratin-associated protein 12-1-like, protein MCHTSCSTGCQPASCSPSSCQTSCYVPVSCRPALSMSCKPAVYVVPSCQSSVCVPVSCKPLVLMASSCQSSGGCQPSRPTLLYRPVSCSTPSCF, encoded by the coding sequence ATGTGCCACACCAGCTGCTCCACGGGCTGCCAgccggcctcctgctcccccagctcctgccagaCGTCCTGCTACGTGCCCGTGAGCTGCAGGCCCGCCCTGTCCATGAGCTGCAAGCCCGCCGTGTACGTCGTCCCCTCCTGCcagtcctctgtgtgtgtgcccgTGAGCTGCAAGCCCCTCGTGCTCATGGCCTCCTCCTGCCAGTCCTCCGGGGGCTGCCAGCCCTCCCGCCCCACCCTGCTCTACAGACCCGTCTCCTGTAGCACCCCGTCCTGCTTCTGA